One Bacillus amyloliquefaciens DSM 7 = ATCC 23350 DNA window includes the following coding sequences:
- a CDS encoding flagellar FlbD family protein codes for MIQVTRLNGQPFTLNALFIEQIECFPDTTITLSNGKKFVVKEPEEAVLEKVISFYHSIQIFSLDQGIEEEE; via the coding sequence ATGATTCAAGTCACCCGTTTAAACGGCCAGCCTTTTACGCTGAACGCGCTGTTTATCGAACAGATTGAGTGCTTCCCCGACACGACGATTACACTGTCAAACGGCAAAAAGTTCGTAGTGAAAGAACCGGAAGAAGCAGTTCTCGAAAAAGTCATATCGTTTTACCATAGCATACAAATATTTTCACTGGATCAGGGAATAGAGGAAGAAGAATGA
- the fliL gene encoding flagellar basal body-associated protein FliL, with protein sequence MKKKLVIIMLIILIVIAGLGTAAYFVVSGNSDKDKKPTIDEVVAATVSVDDITTNLKSDSIIRIGIKLETDSAKAKEELEKRDFQVKDNIISILADTSAGEIEGDKGREAFKQSLKEKVNSYLQEGKVQKVYITSFNLQ encoded by the coding sequence ATGAAGAAAAAATTAGTCATCATTATGCTGATTATTTTAATTGTCATCGCCGGCCTCGGAACGGCAGCGTATTTTGTCGTCAGCGGAAATTCCGATAAAGACAAAAAGCCGACAATCGACGAAGTCGTTGCAGCCACTGTGTCTGTCGACGATATCACGACAAATCTAAAATCTGACAGCATCATCCGCATCGGCATCAAACTTGAGACCGACTCGGCTAAAGCGAAGGAAGAACTTGAAAAACGCGATTTTCAAGTGAAAGACAACATTATTTCCATTTTAGCCGATACAAGCGCCGGAGAGATTGAGGGAGATAAAGGAAGAGAAGCGTTTAAACAATCATTAAAAGAAAAAGTAAACAGCTATCTCCAAGAAGGAAAAGTTCAGAAAGTGTACATTACCTCCTTTAATCTGCAATAA
- the fliM gene encoding flagellar motor switch protein FliM, whose amino-acid sequence MSGEVLSQNEIDALLSAISTGEADAEELKKEVKEKKVKVYDFKRALRFSKDQIRSLTRIHDNFARLLTTHFSAKLRTYIHISVSSVDQVPYEEFIRSIPNMTILNLFDVHPMEGRIMMEVNPTIAYAMLDRVMGGIGITHNKADNLTEIETNIISNLFENALGNYKEAWQSIADIDPEMTEFEVNPQFVQMVSPNETVVVISLNTQIGEISGVINLCIPHVVLEPIIPKLSVHYWMQSDRNEAKPEETKSLEKRIMTAQIPVVALLGASELTIEEFLSLEVGDCITLDKSVTDPLTVLVGNKPKFLGQAGRVNRRQAVQILDHDIRGEQDEQ is encoded by the coding sequence ATGTCAGGAGAAGTTCTCTCCCAAAATGAAATAGACGCACTGCTTTCCGCCATTTCGACGGGTGAGGCGGATGCGGAAGAGCTGAAAAAGGAAGTTAAAGAGAAAAAAGTAAAGGTATATGATTTTAAACGGGCGCTCAGGTTTTCGAAAGATCAGATACGAAGTTTAACCCGGATACATGATAACTTTGCGAGGCTTCTCACAACACATTTTTCCGCCAAGCTCAGAACGTATATTCATATATCTGTCAGCTCAGTCGACCAGGTGCCGTATGAAGAATTTATCCGCTCCATACCGAACATGACGATCCTGAATTTATTCGATGTTCATCCGATGGAAGGCAGAATCATGATGGAGGTTAATCCCACCATCGCCTACGCCATGCTTGACCGCGTCATGGGAGGCATCGGCATCACGCATAACAAAGCTGACAATCTTACGGAAATTGAAACAAACATTATTTCTAACTTATTTGAAAATGCACTGGGCAACTACAAAGAAGCTTGGCAATCCATTGCTGATATTGACCCTGAAATGACTGAATTCGAAGTGAATCCTCAGTTTGTACAGATGGTTTCGCCAAATGAAACAGTCGTGGTCATTTCTCTCAATACGCAGATCGGTGAAATCAGCGGTGTCATTAATCTTTGTATTCCCCATGTCGTGCTTGAGCCGATTATCCCTAAGCTTTCCGTACACTATTGGATGCAATCAGACCGGAATGAAGCGAAGCCCGAAGAAACGAAGTCGCTTGAAAAGCGCATCATGACGGCTCAAATTCCCGTTGTGGCTCTCTTGGGCGCTTCTGAACTGACAATAGAAGAATTTTTAAGTTTGGAAGTCGGGGACTGTATAACTCTGGACAAATCAGTGACTGATCCTCTTACTGTATTGGTCGGAAACAAACCGAAGTTTTTAGGGCAGGCCGGCCGGGTGAATCGAAGACAGGCAGTGCAAATTTTAGATCACGACATAAGAGGTGAACAAGATGAACAATAG
- the fliY gene encoding flagellar motor switch phosphatase FliY: protein MNNRLSQDEIDALLNGTGSHSEDTEQPQEANLSELERDAIGEIGNISFGSSATALSTLLNQKVDITTPSVTVISKSKISDEFPHPYVAIEVNYTEGFDGSNLLVVEQSDAAIIADLMIGGDGQGADPSLGEIHLSAVQEAMNQMMGSAATSMSTVFSKKIDISPPRVELLDVTEEKGTDRIPEDDLLVKVSFRLKVGELIDSSIMQLYPITFAKDLIAELMDTDQPEADETVSEPRETYETPQPEPAIQQEPQAKPELPKRQGTAKKAAPVQVAPVEFQAFDQNAADGHGSRNNLDMLMDIPLSVTVELGRTKRSVKEILELSAGSIIELDKLAGEPVDILVNQRIVAKGEVVVIEENFGVRVTDILSQADRLNNLK, encoded by the coding sequence ATGAACAATAGATTATCTCAAGATGAAATCGATGCTCTTCTTAATGGCACAGGCAGTCACTCAGAGGATACAGAACAGCCTCAAGAAGCGAACTTGTCTGAACTTGAGCGTGATGCGATCGGAGAAATCGGGAATATTTCGTTCGGCAGCTCGGCTACGGCGCTGTCCACTCTTTTAAATCAAAAAGTGGACATTACGACGCCGAGTGTGACCGTCATTTCAAAAAGCAAAATCAGTGATGAATTTCCTCATCCGTATGTTGCCATTGAAGTGAACTACACAGAAGGATTTGACGGCAGCAATTTGCTCGTCGTAGAACAAAGCGACGCGGCTATCATCGCGGATTTGATGATCGGGGGGGACGGCCAAGGCGCCGATCCGTCACTCGGTGAGATCCACCTGAGCGCCGTGCAGGAAGCAATGAATCAAATGATGGGCTCGGCTGCTACGTCAATGTCGACCGTATTCAGTAAAAAGATCGACATTTCTCCGCCAAGGGTTGAACTTCTGGATGTGACGGAAGAAAAAGGGACAGACAGAATACCTGAGGATGACCTGCTTGTAAAAGTTTCATTCCGTTTGAAAGTCGGTGAACTCATCGATTCGAGCATCATGCAGCTTTATCCGATCACATTTGCGAAAGATCTGATCGCAGAGCTGATGGATACAGATCAGCCTGAGGCCGATGAAACCGTATCAGAACCGCGGGAAACATACGAAACGCCGCAGCCGGAACCTGCCATTCAGCAGGAGCCGCAGGCAAAACCCGAGCTTCCGAAGAGACAGGGAACTGCTAAAAAAGCCGCTCCTGTTCAAGTCGCTCCGGTGGAGTTCCAGGCGTTTGATCAAAACGCAGCGGATGGGCACGGTTCAAGGAATAACCTTGATATGCTGATGGATATCCCGCTTTCCGTTACGGTCGAGCTCGGCAGAACGAAGAGAAGCGTTAAAGAAATCCTGGAACTTTCTGCGGGAAGCATTATTGAACTTGATAAGCTGGCGGGTGAACCCGTTGACATTCTGGTCAATCAGCGGATCGTAGCAAAGGGCGAGGTCGTTGTCATAGAAGAAAACTTCGGCGTGAGAGTCACTGATATTTTAAGTCAGGCAGACCGCCTTAACAATTTAAAATAA
- the cheY gene encoding chemotaxis protein CheY: MAHRILIVDDAAFMRMMIKDILVKNGFDVVAEASDGAQAVEKFKEHSPDLVTMDITMPEMDGITALKEIKQIDPQAKIIMCSAMGQQSMVIDAIQAGAKDFIVKPFQADRVLEAINKTLS; encoded by the coding sequence ATGGCACACAGAATTTTAATTGTAGACGATGCAGCATTTATGAGAATGATGATCAAGGATATTTTAGTGAAGAACGGTTTTGACGTTGTAGCTGAAGCTTCGGACGGAGCACAGGCAGTCGAAAAATTCAAAGAGCATTCACCCGACCTTGTGACAATGGATATTACAATGCCTGAAATGGACGGGATTACCGCATTAAAGGAAATTAAACAAATCGATCCGCAGGCGAAAATCATCATGTGTTCGGCTATGGGGCAGCAGTCAATGGTTATTGACGCGATTCAAGCCGGCGCAAAAGACTTTATCGTGAAGCCATTCCAAGCAGACCGCGTGCTTGAAGCCATTAATAAAACATTAAGCTAA
- the fliZ gene encoding flagella biosynthesis regulatory protein FliZ, translating into MKKSHGLLALICCFVLLNVHPFPAFAAESDNSTVNEWFDKQSTNKTEKKSDTSKQTADQEIGDASASSVSAFDFVKMIGALLFVILLIYGVVKLMNKRNRLLKPFQYVENIGGTSVGQNRSVQLIKVGNSVLVVGVGETIQLLKEIEDEKEREAILSQYEEAMSSKVEWTKLVNPRKDGEKKPQTMLPSFSKALKEQLNELKQSRSEGKKKGPYHHE; encoded by the coding sequence TTGAAAAAGAGTCATGGTTTACTAGCTTTGATTTGTTGTTTCGTTTTACTCAATGTACATCCGTTCCCTGCTTTTGCAGCGGAGTCTGACAATTCCACTGTCAACGAATGGTTTGACAAACAATCAACAAACAAAACAGAGAAAAAAAGCGATACATCGAAACAAACGGCTGATCAAGAGATAGGGGATGCTTCTGCATCTTCTGTCTCCGCTTTTGATTTTGTAAAGATGATTGGGGCGTTATTATTTGTCATTCTGCTGATCTACGGAGTTGTCAAACTGATGAATAAAAGAAACCGCCTTCTGAAGCCGTTTCAATACGTAGAAAATATCGGCGGAACGTCAGTCGGCCAAAACCGCTCCGTGCAGCTGATTAAAGTGGGAAACAGCGTTCTCGTAGTCGGTGTCGGCGAGACGATACAGCTTTTAAAAGAAATTGAAGATGAAAAAGAGCGCGAGGCGATTCTGAGCCAATACGAAGAGGCGATGTCCTCAAAAGTGGAATGGACCAAACTCGTAAATCCGCGTAAGGATGGAGAAAAGAAGCCGCAAACGATGCTTCCGTCGTTTTCAAAAGCGCTGAAAGAACAGCTGAACGAGCTGAAACAAAGCCGTTCTGAAGGAAAGAAGAAAGGCCCGTATCATCATGAATGA
- the fliP gene encoding flagellar type III secretion system pore protein FliP (The bacterial flagellar biogenesis protein FliP forms a type III secretion system (T3SS)-type pore required for flagellar assembly.), with protein sequence MNEFINLFNSSSPTEVSSTVKLLLLLTVFSVAPGILILMTCFTRIVIVLSFVRTSLATQNMPPNQVLIGLALFLTFFIMAPTFSEINKDALTPLMDNKISLDEAYTKAEKPIKEYMSKHTRQKDLALFMNYAKMKKPESIQDIPLTTMVPAYAISELKTAFQMGFMIFIPFLIIDMVVASVLMSMGMMMLPPVMISLPFKILLFVLVDGWYLIVKSLLDSF encoded by the coding sequence ATGAATGAATTCATTAATCTTTTTAATTCAAGCAGTCCGACCGAAGTCAGCTCCACTGTTAAATTACTGCTGCTTTTGACTGTCTTTTCAGTGGCGCCGGGGATTCTGATTTTGATGACCTGCTTTACGAGAATCGTCATCGTCCTGTCCTTTGTGAGAACTTCACTGGCGACGCAGAACATGCCTCCGAATCAGGTTTTAATCGGTCTTGCGCTGTTCTTGACGTTTTTTATCATGGCTCCGACTTTTTCAGAGATTAATAAGGATGCCTTAACGCCGTTGATGGACAACAAAATCAGTCTCGATGAAGCATATACAAAAGCCGAGAAACCGATTAAAGAGTATATGAGCAAGCATACAAGGCAGAAGGATCTGGCGCTGTTTATGAACTATGCCAAAATGAAAAAACCCGAATCGATTCAGGATATTCCTTTGACGACGATGGTGCCCGCTTATGCGATCTCAGAACTCAAAACCGCTTTTCAAATGGGCTTTATGATTTTTATTCCGTTTTTAATTATCGATATGGTCGTGGCGAGCGTCTTAATGTCAATGGGAATGATGATGCTTCCGCCGGTTATGATCTCTCTGCCCTTTAAAATATTGCTTTTCGTTTTGGTCGATGGATGGTATTTAATCGTGAAATCTTTGCTTGACAGCTTTTAG
- the fliQ gene encoding flagellar biosynthesis protein FliQ, with the protein MSSEFVISMAEKAVYVTLMICGPLLAIALIVGLLVSIFQATTQIQEQTLAFIPKIVAVMLGLIFFGPWMLSTILSFTTDLFSHLNRFAG; encoded by the coding sequence GTGAGTTCAGAATTTGTAATTTCCATGGCGGAAAAAGCCGTATATGTAACACTTATGATCTGCGGGCCGTTACTTGCGATCGCGCTGATCGTCGGTTTGCTCGTCAGTATCTTTCAAGCGACAACTCAAATCCAGGAACAGACGCTTGCGTTCATTCCGAAAATCGTGGCGGTGATGCTCGGACTGATCTTTTTCGGTCCTTGGATGCTGTCGACGATTCTTTCGTTTACAACTGATCTGTTCTCTCATCTGAACCGATTTGCAGGGTAG
- the fliR gene encoding flagellar biosynthetic protein FliR: MNSIIDLFPAFLLVFIRISAFFVTVPVFGHRNLPAVHRIGFAFFLSVICFSTLKHAPAIDIGEQYMLLVIKEAVVGLSLGLIAFMMMAAIQIAGSFIDFQMGFSIANVIDPQSGTQSPLIGQFVYTLALLFMLSVNAHYLLLDGIYYSFQYIPLDQAFPSFGNDRFGLFIAKSFNAMFIIAFQMSAPVVASLFLVDLALGIVARTVPQLNVFVVGLPLKIAVSFIMLIVCMAVMFVIVRNIFSLTVETMRNLLALVGVT; encoded by the coding sequence ATGAATTCCATCATTGATTTATTTCCCGCTTTTTTATTGGTTTTTATCAGAATTTCTGCTTTTTTTGTAACGGTGCCGGTGTTCGGGCACCGGAATCTGCCGGCGGTTCACCGAATCGGCTTTGCTTTTTTTCTTTCGGTGATCTGCTTCAGCACACTGAAACATGCGCCGGCAATTGACATAGGGGAACAGTATATGCTGCTTGTCATAAAAGAGGCCGTTGTGGGCTTGAGCCTTGGGCTGATTGCTTTCATGATGATGGCAGCGATCCAGATAGCGGGTTCCTTTATTGATTTTCAAATGGGCTTTTCCATCGCCAATGTAATTGATCCGCAATCAGGCACGCAAAGCCCGCTGATCGGCCAATTCGTTTATACGCTGGCGCTGTTATTTATGCTCAGTGTAAACGCCCATTATCTTTTATTGGACGGGATTTATTACAGCTTTCAGTATATCCCGCTTGATCAGGCATTTCCGTCGTTTGGAAATGATCGCTTTGGACTTTTTATCGCAAAAAGCTTCAATGCCATGTTCATTATCGCTTTTCAAATGTCTGCGCCGGTTGTGGCCAGTCTGTTTTTAGTTGATTTGGCGCTCGGCATTGTGGCGCGAACAGTGCCGCAGCTGAACGTTTTCGTGGTCGGGCTTCCCCTGAAAATAGCTGTGAGCTTTATTATGCTGATCGTTTGTATGGCGGTGATGTTTGTCATCGTCCGCAATATCTTCAGCCTTACCGTTGAAACAATGCGGAATCTATTGGCATTGGTCGGTGTGACATGA
- the flhB gene encoding flagellar biosynthesis protein FlhB, giving the protein MRLRLNLQFFAGEKTEKATPKKRKDTRKKGQVAKSTDVNTAVSLLIIFLSLIALGPYMRDRLLSFIKTFYTKSIALELSESNVHELFVDTVKDISLILAPIMLVALLAGIVSNYMQVGFLFSAEVLKPDLNKLSPLKGFKRIYSMRAIVELVKSILKITVVGFAAFMVLWLHYGDILRLPLLTPAEVLTFVSKLTLWMGLAGSGALMLLAGLDYLYQRFDYEKNIRMSKQDIKDEYKKSEGDPIIKSKIKQKQREMAMRRMMQEVPKADVIITNPTHYAIALKYDEKKMDAPYIVAKGVDHLALKIRQIAKEHDVMTIENRPLARALYDQVDIDQAVPEEFFKVIAEILAYVYKTKQKV; this is encoded by the coding sequence ATGAGACTCAGACTGAATCTGCAATTCTTTGCCGGTGAAAAAACGGAAAAAGCCACCCCGAAAAAACGGAAGGATACAAGAAAGAAAGGACAGGTCGCGAAAAGTACGGATGTAAATACAGCCGTTTCTTTACTGATTATCTTTCTTTCGCTGATCGCGCTCGGACCTTATATGCGGGACAGGCTGCTGTCCTTTATTAAAACGTTTTATACGAAATCGATAGCATTAGAATTGTCTGAATCTAACGTGCATGAGCTTTTCGTGGATACAGTGAAAGATATCAGCCTCATCCTTGCGCCGATTATGCTGGTCGCACTTTTGGCAGGAATCGTGTCCAATTACATGCAGGTCGGTTTTCTGTTTTCCGCGGAAGTCCTCAAGCCTGACCTGAACAAGCTCAGTCCCTTGAAAGGATTTAAGCGGATTTACAGCATGAGGGCGATAGTTGAACTGGTCAAATCGATTTTGAAGATTACCGTGGTCGGTTTTGCCGCTTTTATGGTGCTCTGGCTGCATTATGGCGATATTCTCCGCCTTCCGCTTTTAACGCCTGCGGAAGTGCTCACTTTCGTTTCTAAACTCACTCTTTGGATGGGGCTTGCGGGCTCGGGGGCTTTAATGCTGCTGGCCGGGCTTGATTACTTATACCAGCGTTTTGACTATGAGAAAAATATCAGAATGTCAAAGCAGGATATAAAAGATGAATATAAAAAATCGGAGGGTGATCCGATTATCAAGTCCAAAATTAAGCAGAAGCAGCGGGAAATGGCAATGAGGCGAATGATGCAGGAAGTGCCGAAAGCCGACGTCATCATTACCAACCCGACCCACTATGCGATTGCTTTAAAATATGATGAAAAGAAAATGGACGCCCCCTACATTGTTGCTAAAGGGGTCGATCATCTCGCATTAAAAATCAGGCAGATCGCCAAAGAGCACGATGTCATGACGATAGAAAACAGGCCGCTCGCGCGTGCGTTATATGATCAGGTTGACATTGACCAGGCCGTGCCGGAAGAGTTTTTCAAAGTCATTGCGGAAATTTTGGCTTATGTATATAAAACGAAACAAAAAGTATAG
- the flhA gene encoding flagellar biosynthesis protein FlhA — MSTRDLSVLISVVLIVAMLVIPFPPWLLSILIIINISLALIVLLTTMNMQEPLQFSIFPSLLLLLTLFRLALNVSTTRSILSHGEGGKVVETFGNFVVGGNVLVGLVVFIILIIIQFIVITKGAERVSEVAARFTLDAMPGKQMSIDADLNAGMITEQDAKHRREKVAREADFYGAMDGASKFVKGDAIAGIIIVMINIIFGIVIGMLQQGMSIQEAASHFTMLTVGDGIVSQMPALLISTVTGIVVTRAASEGNLGHDITGQLFAYPKLLYVAAGTVLLLGLLTPIGILLTGPIAGLLAFGAYTLSKTDKPSEEEEEILEEEAQADELKSPESVVQLLHIDPIEFEFGYGLVPLADAGQGGDLLDRIVMIRRQLALELGLVIPVVRIRDNIALQPNEYRLKIKGNEVAKGELLLDHYLAMSPTPEDDVIEGIETIEPSFGLPAKWISEAAKDEADMLGYTVVDPASVVSTHITEKIKQHAHELVGRQETKQLIDHLKENYPVLVEEVTPNPLSVGDIQKVLAKLLREKVSIRNLVTIFETLADYGRLTTDSDLLTEYARQSLAKQITAQYAREHETLKVMTCSGRVEKAIADGVQQTEQGNYLSLDPEVSDSIIRSVAKEAEQLSIRQETAILLCSPAVRMYVKQLLERYFPDLPVLSYNELEANVEVQSIGVVDI, encoded by the coding sequence ATGTCAACAAGAGATTTATCGGTTTTAATAAGTGTTGTCCTCATTGTGGCAATGCTGGTGATTCCATTCCCTCCATGGTTGTTAAGTATTTTGATCATCATTAATATCTCTCTTGCGTTGATCGTGCTTCTCACCACAATGAATATGCAAGAACCGCTGCAATTCTCGATCTTCCCGTCATTGCTGCTGTTATTGACGCTTTTTCGCCTTGCGCTCAATGTGTCGACGACACGTTCGATTCTTTCTCATGGAGAAGGGGGAAAGGTTGTTGAGACATTCGGGAATTTCGTTGTCGGCGGAAATGTGCTGGTAGGGCTTGTTGTCTTCATTATCTTGATTATTATTCAGTTTATCGTCATTACAAAAGGCGCCGAGAGGGTATCGGAAGTCGCGGCGAGATTTACGCTCGATGCGATGCCCGGAAAACAAATGAGTATTGACGCGGATTTAAACGCCGGCATGATTACGGAGCAGGACGCAAAGCACAGACGTGAAAAAGTCGCCCGGGAAGCGGATTTTTACGGTGCCATGGACGGTGCGAGCAAATTCGTCAAAGGGGATGCCATCGCGGGTATCATCATCGTGATGATCAATATTATTTTCGGGATCGTAATCGGCATGCTGCAGCAGGGGATGAGCATACAAGAAGCTGCTTCTCACTTTACAATGCTGACGGTCGGTGACGGTATCGTTTCTCAAATGCCGGCCTTGCTCATTTCTACGGTTACGGGGATTGTCGTGACGAGAGCGGCATCTGAAGGAAACCTCGGTCATGATATTACAGGCCAGCTGTTCGCTTATCCGAAGCTCTTGTATGTAGCCGCGGGAACTGTTCTTTTGCTTGGTCTTCTTACACCGATCGGCATTCTGCTGACGGGGCCGATTGCCGGCCTGCTTGCATTCGGCGCCTACACGCTGTCCAAAACGGATAAGCCGAGCGAAGAAGAGGAAGAAATTCTTGAAGAAGAGGCTCAGGCGGATGAACTGAAAAGCCCGGAAAGCGTTGTACAGCTTCTACATATTGATCCGATTGAATTTGAGTTCGGATACGGGCTTGTGCCGCTTGCAGACGCAGGGCAGGGCGGTGATCTTCTTGACCGCATCGTCATGATCAGACGTCAGCTTGCGCTTGAATTGGGGCTTGTCATTCCGGTTGTGCGCATCAGAGATAACATCGCGCTTCAGCCGAATGAATACAGATTGAAAATTAAAGGCAACGAAGTCGCTAAAGGAGAGCTTCTGCTTGATCATTACTTAGCGATGTCGCCTACGCCTGAAGATGATGTCATTGAAGGAATTGAAACGATTGAGCCGTCGTTCGGACTGCCCGCAAAATGGATCAGTGAAGCAGCGAAGGATGAAGCGGACATGCTGGGGTATACCGTTGTTGATCCGGCGTCTGTCGTATCCACGCATATTACAGAAAAGATTAAGCAGCATGCCCATGAACTGGTCGGCAGACAGGAAACAAAGCAGCTGATCGATCATCTGAAGGAAAATTATCCTGTGCTTGTTGAGGAAGTCACGCCAAACCCTCTTTCTGTCGGCGATATTCAAAAGGTGCTTGCCAAATTGCTGAGAGAAAAAGTTTCAATCAGAAACTTGGTGACCATTTTTGAAACACTTGCCGATTACGGAAGATTAACAACAGATTCAGACCTTTTGACAGAATACGCGAGACAGTCGCTTGCCAAACAAATCACGGCTCAATATGCGAGAGAGCATGAAACGCTAAAAGTCATGACATGCTCAGGCCGGGTGGAAAAAGCAATTGCAGACGGGGTTCAGCAGACTGAACAAGGCAATTACTTGTCGCTCGATCCCGAGGTTTCAGACAGTATCATCCGTTCTGTCGCTAAAGAGGCCGAGCAGCTTTCCATCCGGCAGGAGACGGCAATTCTTCTTTGCTCGCCCGCTGTCAGAATGTATGTAAAACAGCTGTTAGAACGCTATTTCCCTGATCTGCCGGTTCTTTCTTATAATGAGCTGGAAGCAAACGTTGAAGTACAGAGCATTGGAGTGGTGGATATTTAA
- the flhF gene encoding flagellar biosynthesis protein FlhF, which yields MKIKKFTAASMQDAAKQIKKELGNDAVILHSKQVKKRKWLGLRSQQAVEVIAVLDRDVREARKTPPAAGEEMKKTEKAEKAEPVQPPRLSDHSTSDDLAHYKEVLPEPLKKAERLLKQAGLPDHTQNAVLSELLRSSIASGDLTDENVNSKLQDLLVKKLPSADRWQEGIQSKYVVLFGSTGAGKTTTLAKLAASSMLTEHKKIAFMTTDTYRIAAVEQLKTYAELLQAPLEVCYSKEECLKAQEKFAEYDHVFIDTAGRNFKEEQYITELQEMIPFDSGLQSFLVLSASAKYEDMKQVLKQFSGVPVNQFIFTKADETASLGSVFQLLSESRIGAAYLTNGQDVPEDILSVSPKEFVRMLLT from the coding sequence ATGAAGATAAAAAAATTTACAGCCGCTTCAATGCAGGATGCCGCGAAGCAAATCAAAAAGGAACTCGGTAACGATGCCGTTATTTTACATTCAAAACAAGTAAAGAAACGAAAATGGCTGGGGCTGCGGTCACAGCAAGCCGTTGAAGTGATAGCCGTTTTAGATCGTGACGTCAGGGAAGCGAGAAAAACTCCGCCTGCTGCCGGTGAAGAAATGAAAAAGACGGAAAAGGCGGAGAAAGCTGAGCCCGTTCAGCCGCCGCGTCTTTCTGATCACAGTACTTCAGACGATCTGGCACATTACAAAGAGGTGCTCCCTGAACCATTAAAAAAAGCCGAGAGACTATTGAAGCAAGCCGGGCTTCCTGATCATACGCAAAACGCCGTGCTGAGTGAATTGCTCCGTTCTTCAATTGCTTCCGGCGATTTAACTGATGAAAATGTCAACTCGAAACTGCAGGATTTGTTAGTGAAAAAACTCCCTTCAGCAGACAGGTGGCAGGAAGGAATTCAATCAAAATATGTCGTGCTTTTCGGTTCAACCGGAGCCGGCAAAACGACTACACTTGCAAAACTCGCAGCCTCATCAATGCTGACAGAGCATAAAAAAATTGCATTTATGACGACGGATACGTACCGTATTGCCGCGGTTGAACAGCTGAAGACGTATGCTGAGCTGCTTCAGGCTCCTCTTGAAGTATGTTATTCAAAAGAAGAATGTCTGAAGGCGCAGGAAAAATTCGCTGAATATGACCATGTTTTCATTGATACAGCCGGAAGAAATTTCAAAGAAGAGCAGTATATTACGGAATTACAAGAGATGATTCCGTTTGACTCAGGTTTACAATCCTTTCTCGTATTATCGGCATCTGCAAAATATGAAGATATGAAACAGGTGCTGAAACAGTTTTCCGGTGTGCCGGTCAATCAATTCATTTTTACGAAAGCGGATGAAACCGCCTCGCTCGGTTCCGTGTTTCAACTGCTGTCGGAATCAAGAATCGGCGCGGCCTATCTGACAAATGGACAGGATGTGCCTGAAGACATCCTTTCGGTTTCACCAAAAGAGTTTGTAAGGATGCTTTTGACATGA